The genome window AGCCGAGCTCCCGGTTGTCCGACTGTGCGCCGTTGCTCGCGACGGTCGGCACGAACGTCTTGTCGGCGTGCAACTTCAACTCGACTTGCTCAGCCTGTCCGAACTGCGCTGCGGTGATGGCGATCTGCCTCAACTCCCGGTTCGGTGCCAGCGTGAAGGCCGAGATCAGTTGGTCGCCGACGCTCACCGTCACGGCCTGGGGCTCTGCCAGCAGTTTGGGCTGGCCGCCGAGTTCCAGGAAGAAGATCGAGTCCTTCTTGGGGTTCTTGAAGCTGATCGTCGAATCCTTCTTCGTCCAGTGCCACTCGTTGCCCGGATTGTCCGGCGCCGTTTCCGTCAGGTGCCAGCCGTCCTTGAACGTCAGATAGAGGTTCTCGGTCTGGGGCAGGACCTGAATCTTCATCATCCGATATGCGTGCTGCCCCTTGTCGGCGGCCGCCAGTACCAAACGCTTGCCGCCCTTGTTGTACAGACCAATGTCGATCGTGGCCTCGCCGACATACGGGTAGACGGGAACGAACAGCAGCCGGTTGTATTTAATCGTCTGACCTGGCTTCCACTGCGTGGTCGGCGTCGGGGGAAAATGGTCGTCGGTCCACATCATCTCGTCGTCCGCATCGACGAAGTGGACGAAGACGCGGTAGTCCTCGGTGAAGGCCGGGGCGTTCTGCGCCACCTTGAATTCGTAGGTGATGTTGAGCGGGCTGCCGAGCGGCACGCGGAGATGGTCGAGTGCCAGTGTGGGCGTTGCAACGGGCGGTTCGTTGGCTGACTTGCGGCAGCCGACCGCGACCACGGTCAACGCGATGAGAAACCAGGCGAACACGCGACTCTTCATGGCAACTCCGCTAGATTGCTGTCGGACCGAGAACCTGTGGCGTCGAATAGACGAAGGCAATTCATGGTAGCCCAGGAGTGGAACTGGAGGCAAACCGAGCTTTACCATTGAGGTGGAAGGACTTGCAGTCGCGGAATGATTGACCAGCGCTGCGGCCGCATGGTATGGTTCGGTCGCATTGTCACTGCCGCGTTCACGGTGCCCGCCCCCCGGCGCCGCGCGGTGTCTCCTTGCCCGACCCGAAATCTGCGGCGCGTGTTCAGGCGTCGTCCCGAATTTTCGTCCGATCCCAGCGGGTCGGGCCTGCCGGGGAGTTCTCAATGGTCTTGCGTGACGCGCGGCCGGTATTTGCAGTGGCCGTGCTTGCCACGACGATCGCAGGGTGTTCGACGCGGTCGCACGCGCGTCTGCCGGTGGTTGCGCCCCCGCCGGTCGTGGCGCAGCGGGCGCAGCCCACTCCGCCACTCGCAGCGCCCGCCGACCCGATCGCGACGCTCATCCAGTCCTCACAACGGCACTTCGAGGCGGGACAGCAGGAACTGTCCATCGGCCACCTGGATCGGGCCAAGCAGGAATTCAACCAGGCGGTCGACGTGCTGCTGCAGTCACCCTATGGCGCGCGGTACGACGCCCGACTCCGGGAGCACTTCGATCGCCTCGTGGATCGGATCAGCGCGTACGAGGTCGTCGCCCTCGCCGAGGGCGACGGGTTCACCGAGAAACGGTACGAGCCGGCCCCGATCGACACGCTCCTCGATCTGTCGACGACGCCACCGTCATCGCCGTCGGATGCGTTGAAGCAGGCCGTCGCGTCGGACCTGCGGAGCACGACGCACGACATCGCCATTCCGCTGAACGCCCGGGTGTTGGAGTACATCGAGTTGTTCCAGGGGCGTCTGCGGGAATGGTTCGGGACCGGCCTCCGACGTGGCGCCCGCTATCTCCCGATGATCCAGCAGGTGTTCAGAGCGGAAGGCCTTCCGCTCGATCTCGCCTACGTCCCCCTCATCGAAAGCGCCTTCAATCCGAACGCCGTGTCGCGCGCGAAAGCCAAGGGCGTATGGCAGTTCATGGCCGGAACCGCCCTCGAGCACGGGCTCAAGCGCGACTGGTACGTGGATGAACGCTCGGATCCCGAAAAAGCCACACGCGCCGCCGCCCGGTACCTGGAAACCCTGGCGACCCTCTTCGACGGCGACTGGCACCTGGCGCTCGCCTCCTACAACGGCGGACCGGGCCTCGTGCAGCGTGCCGTCAAGCGAACCGGGCTGGTCGATTTCTGGTCGCTGTCTCAGATGCCAAAGGCGCTGCCGCGGGAGACGCGAGAGTACGTCCCGATGATCCTCGCAGCGGTCGTCATCGCACGCAATCCCGCCCAATACGGTTTCGACCTGGTCCCGAGTGCGCCTGTCGAGTACGACAAGGTGAAGGTGCCGCGCCCCGTGGACTTGCGCCGAATTGCCGAGTGGGCAGGGGTCAACGTGTCGGATATCCAGGAACTCAACCCGGAACTCCGACGCTGGACGACGCCGGTGCGCTATCCGGACTACGAGGTCAAGGTCCCCCGGGGGACGGCCGGGACCGTCGAGGAACGGCTGGCGGAGCTTGCGCCGACCGATCTCGCCGCATTGAAGCGGTACACCGTGAAGAAGGGCGAGACACTGGTTTCGATCGCCAACAAGCTCCGTGTCAGCCGCGTCGATCTGGCCGACGCAAACTACCTGTCGACCAAGGCCCGGGTCTCCCCAGGTCAGAACCTGATCATTCCGGTCGAACCCACGCTGCTCCTGGCCGGTCGGCCGGATCGTCCGGCCCCGCTCGCAGAGTCGCGCCCGGCGGCCTCTTCGGAGAGACTGGTCCTGCAGACGCCGTCAGGCGATCTGTCCGAGCGCGTCAGACTGGTCTACCGGGTGAAGTCCGGCGACACGTTGTACTCGGTGGCGCGCGTCTACCAGACGAGCGTGGCCTCGCTCAAGCAGTGGAACAGCCTGCGAGACGACCGGCTCGTCCCGGGCGCTCGCCTGACAATCTTCGCGTCACGCGGCTACCAGGCGCAGCATCACTGAGGGCCTGCTGAACCGAGGCGACCGGGCGGCAGGAACTGCCAGCTTCCACGGCCCGGAGCCGTGCACTCTCCGCCACGCGTTCGGGTCATGAGGCGCCAACCCCTCTCTTTTCTGAGGATCTCGCACGGTTCGAGGCCGGGCCGCGGCTTGCATCGGCTTGCCGCGTGCTCGCCTGCCTGCGCACCGCGGCGGTCTTCGGCGTAGACGCCTATCCCGTGCACGTGGAGGTGGACGTCACGTTCGGCCTGCCCTCGTTCACGATGGTCGGTCTCCCCGACCCGAGCGTCCGCGAGAGCCGCGACCGCGTGCGCAGTGCCATTCGGAACTCCGGATTCGAGTTTCCGCCGCACCGGATCACGGTCAACCTGGCCCCGGCCGACGTCCGCAAGGCCGGCTCGTCGTTCGACCTCCCGATCGCCCTGGGTGTACTGGCCGCGAGCGGCGTGGTCGAACGGCGCCGTGTCGACGATATCGTCCTGCTCGGTGAACTCTCGCTCGATGGGGGCATCCAGGCAACGCGCGGTGTGCTCCCGATCGCGGCGGCCGCGCGGCGCGAGGGTCTGAGCGCCATCCTGCTCCCGTCGGGCAACGCCCAGGAAGCGGCCATCGTCCAGCCGTTGCAGGTCATGCCGGTGGACTCGCTGGCGCAGGCCGTGGAGGCGCTGAACGCCCCGGCGGCCTGGCCCGGACCGCCCTCGACGGTATCGAACGCTCCCGAGGCGCGCGCCGACGCGGTCGATTTCGCCGAGGTGCGCGGGCAGGCGTTGGCCCGCCGGGCGCTCGAAGTGGCGGCGGCCGGGGGCCACAACGTGTTGCTCATCGGTCCGCCGGGCGCCGGCAAGACGATGATGGCGAGACGCGTGCCGGGCATCCTGCCGCCGTTGTCGTTCGACGAGGCGATTGAGTCCACATCCATCCACTCCGTGTGCGGGCTGCTGCCTCCGGGCGCCGGCCTCCTGATCGAACGTCCGTTCCGCGCGCCGCACCACACGATCTCCGACATCGCGCTCGTCGGCGGCGGGTCGCTGCCCCGCCCGGGCGAGATCAGTCTCGCGCACAACGGCGTGCTGTTCCTCGACGAACTGCCGGAGTTCGACCGCCGGGTCCTGGAGGTCCTGCGCCAGCCGCTCGAGGAAGGCCGGATCGCCGTGGCGCGCGCGGCGCGGACCGCGGTCTTCCCTGCCAGGTTCATGCTGATCGCGGCGATGAACCCCTGTCCCTGCGGGTTTCTCGGCGACCAGACACGCGTCTGCCGGTGCACACCGAACGAGATCCAGCGCTACCGCAGCCGCCTGTCGGGTCCGCTGCTCGATCGCCTCGATCTCGTCGTGGAGGTTCCCGCCGTGCCGGCGACCGCGCTCGGAGAGGAGGCCGGCGCCGAGTTGTCTGCCGCGATTCGGGCGCGGGTGCTCGACGCGCGGGCGCGACAGGAGGCGCGGAACCTCGTCGCTGGCGTCCGCGTGAACGCGGCTCTCCAGGGCCGCTGGGTGTTGAGACAGTGTCGGCCGGAGCCGGCCGCGCGCCGCCTGATCGAGCGCGCCGTGCAGCACCTCGGTCTCAGCGCGCGGGGCTACACGCGGGTGCTCAAGGTGGCCAGGACGATTGCCGACCTCGCCGGCGCGGACACGGTTGCCGCCCAACATGTCGGTGAAGCGCTGCAGTACCGCACGCAGGAGCCTGATGGACAGGGCCGCCCGTCTTCGAGGTGAACGCCGCGGCGAGGCCACGCGCCACGCCACGCCAAGAGACACCGCCTGCGTCGATATCCTGTGCCTGCACCGCGCGATGCTGACCATCGATCGCTCCTATTGACATCACACAGGAGCGATGATAGCTTCTGTGCAATGACCATAGGAGTACCGGAGTCCAAGAAGTCCGACGTCCTCCAGGGCACCCTCGATCTCATGGTCCTCAAGACCCTCGAGGCCCTGGGACCGCTGCACGGGTACGGTCTCGCCCGCCGGCTCGAGCAACTGAGTCGCGACGTCCTCCGCCTGAACGAGGGCACCGTCTACACCTCCCTGCTCCGTCTCCAACAGCAGGGCTGGATCGCCTCCGCGTGGGGCGTCTCCGAGAACAACCGGAAGGCGCGCTTCTACTCCATCACGAGGCGGGGTCGAAAGCAGCTCGTCACCGAAACGGAGAACTGGGAGCGGATTTCCGGTGTCATCACCCGCCTGCTGCAGCTGGCACCCGGCGGTGACTTCTGATCGCGCGCTTCTCGGCATTCCTGGCCAGAGTGCGAGGTCTCTTCGAGGGCGGCCAAGCGGATCGCGAATTCGACCAGGAAGTCGAGGCCCACATCGGTCTGCTCGCCGAGAGATTCGTGCGTGAGGGCATGACGCCGGACGAGGGGCGGCACGCGGCGGTCCGCCAGTTCGGCAACGTGACGTTCCTGAAGGAGACGCGTGCCGAACTGCGGAGCTTCGCCCCGCTGCAGGCGCTCGGCCAGGACCTCCGATACGGAGCGCGCCTGCTCCGCAGGAGCCCAGGATGGACCGTCGTCGCCGTGATGACGCTGGCGATTGGCATCGCCGCGAATGCCACGATCTTCAGCCTCGTCCAGGCTGTGCTCCTCGAACCCCTGCCCTATCCGGACTCCGATCGCCTCGTGGTCCCGTGCACGGTGTTCAAGCGGCTCGGAACGGACCGCGGCAGCGTGGCCTATGCGGACATCATGGACTGGAGGGCCGAGCGCGGCCTGCTCGACATCGTGGCGGCCTACAACCCCAGCCGAGCGGACATTACGGAGGGGGCGGAGCCAGAGCGCGTTCCTGCCCTCCGCGCCGACGACGTGTATTTCCGCGTGATGGGCATGACGCCGCTGCTCGGCCGGTTTTTCACGCCCGAGGAAAACCTCCCGAACGGACCACGCGTCATGATTCTGTCTCACAAGCTATGGACGCGCCGGTTTGGCGCCGACCCGGGTGTGATCGGCCGCCTCGTCGAGATCTTCGGCGTCCCAACCACCGTCGTCGGCGTGGCGCGGCCCGATGGAATCTGGCCGGCCGACGCCGAACTGGTCCGCCCGCTCGGCACGGGGGGGCAGCCCGACGCCGACATGCTGCGCCGGGACAATCACGTGTACCGCGCGCTGGCGCGTCTCAAGCCCGGAGTGACGATCGAACAGGCGCAGGCGAAGCTGACCGTCGTGGCCGCGGTGATCGCCAAGCGCGAGACCAACCGCGCCGAGACGAGCTGGAAGCTCCACTCGATGGACAGCTACATCGTCGGCCCGTCGGCCCGACGGACGCTGTGGGTGCTGCTTGGCGCGGCGCTGCTGGTGCTCCTCATCGCCTGCGTCAACGTGGCCAACCTGCTGCTCGCCCGGGGCATCGCCCGGGAGCGCGAGATCGCCGTTCGCGCGGCACTTGGCGCCGGTCGCCGGCGAATCGCCGTCCAGTTCCTCGCTGAAAGCGCGCTGCTCTCGGCAACCGGAGGGGTGGCCGGTGTCGTCCTCGCCTACTGGGGGCTGAGGGCGCTGATCCTCGCCGCGCCGCGAGACATCCCGGGCATCGAGCAGGCTCACGTCGATGCGCGGGTGCTCGTGTTCTCGGTCGGCTTGTGCCTGGCGACCACCGTGCTGGCGGGCCTGGCGCCCGCGCTCCGCGCCGCGCGGATCTCTCCCGCACGGTCCTTCCACGAGGCCGGACGCACGGTCTCCGGGACTCTGCGTGGCGGCCGACTGCGCAGCGTGCTCGTCGTGTGTGAACTGGCGCTCGCGATCGTGCTCCTCACCGGCGCCGCGCTCCTGGTCCGCAGCGTCGGCCGAATCACGACCATCGATCCGGGCGTCTCTCCAGAAGACGTCTTGACCGTCGAGATCACGCTGCCGACGGCGCGCTACGCGAATGACCCGCAGATCGCCGACGCATTCGACCGCATCACGGCGGCCGTCCGGCGCGTGCCCGGCGTCGTCACGGCCTCGGCCGCCAGCTCGCTGCCGATCGGCGGCGGCGGCTTCTACCTCGGTCGTGTCTTTCTCGAGGAGGGACAGCCAGCCCCGCCCGCGTCCACCGACACCGAGGCGGCCTGGAGCGTCGTCCAGCCAGGCTATTTCGGAGCCATGAAGATCCCGATCCTCGAGGGGCGCGCGTTCACGTCCCACGACGCGGCAACCTCCGCACCGGTCATCATCGTCAGCCAGGCGATGGCCAGGAAGATGTTTCCAAACCGGAGTCCGATCGGCCAGCGTATCCGATCGTGGCGAGACGAGAACCTCTACCGCGAGATCGTCGGCGTGGCGGGTGACGTTCGATACTACAGCCTCGCGGGCGACGTCCCGCACAACGTCTACGTCCCGCACACCCAGAATTCCTGGAACGGGCTCTCACTGGTAATCCGAACACGCGTCGATCCCCTCAGCGCACTGGCGTCGGTTCGCAGCGCGGTCTGGTCCGTCGACAAGAAACTTGCCCTGGCCAACGTCCAGACCATGCAGCAGATCATGGACAAGGACATGGCGGAACCCAGGCTGAGCATGTTCCTCCTGGTCCTCTTCGGCCTGACGGCGCTCGCGCTCTCCGCCATCGGCGTCTACGGCATCGTGGCCTACGCCGTCACCGAACGGACCCGCGAAATCGGCATCCGGATGGCGCTCGGCGCGGCCAGGCTCCAGGTGGTGGCCATGCTCGTCTGGCGGGCGCTGAGGCTCGCGGCGGCCGGACTGTTGTTCGGTCTGGCCGCGGCGCTCGCACTCACGCGGACGATCGAATCGCTGCTCTTCGAGGTGAAGGCGACCGATCCCGCGGCGTTCGGCGCGGCGGCCATGCTCCTGGTCGGGATCGCCGTGACCGCGGCCTGCATCCCCGCTTACCGGGCGTCCCGGGTCGATCCGGTGGCGACGCTGCGATCTGAATGACCGGGAATCGGCTGCCGCATGGTTGAGTCCGCTCGCTCGGCGTCAGCCGCTTTGCGGAACCAGAACCGTCGCCAGCCGCTGCGCCAACCGCCGATGGTGGCTGCCCTCCCAGTAGAGCCGGCCGCAGCCCGGGCACCGCAGGAATCGACGGTATGCATCGCGGCTTCGCGGAGGAACGCGCTCGGCCACGCTGGCGGCAGTCGCTGGTTCGAGCAGCCGATTGCACCGCGAGCATCGCGTGAACGGGCGGGCCAGGCGGCGAAGGTCGAAGCGCTCGATGACGTCGGCGAACTGCCCAATCGGATCGGCCTTGCGGACGTAGAATCCGTGCGTCACAGCGGCCCGTTTGAGCAGCTCCCGATCGCGGGTGAGCAGAATGCGACGCTCCACGGCGGATATCTCCGCGAGTTCCCTGTCGTCGAAGTCGTTTCGGTACAGGGAATCGAATCCTGCGAAGCGCAACAGCGCGGCCAGGCGGCCGAGATGGGCGTCGAGCACGAAGGCCGGCTCCCGGAGGGGTTCGGGCCGCACGCGTGTCACGGCGGCGATGTCGAGCGCCTCGAAGACCGGATACACCGCGACCCGGTCGCCGTCGTGCAGCAGCCGCTCAAAACCGCAGGACTCGCCATTGACCAGAAGGAGATCTACCTCCGTGTGCGGCACGCCCAGGCCCTCGACCAGGTCCTTGACGGCGACCTGGCCGTCCCACGAGTGCTCGAACGCGATCTGGCGTCGTTCGCGAGGCAGGAAGTCGTTCAGCTCGGCGTAGAACCGCAGCGTCGCATGCACGGCAGATTGAGTCTAGCACCCGGCGGAGTACAAAGCCGATGCCGCCAGGAACCGATAAACGATCCAAGAGACCGAATCGAGGGCAGCCGAGTTGTGTTCGCCTTGTGTTCGCCGCCTGCAATTTCCGGCTTGGGAATACCTTCGTTCCCGTGATAAAGTCTCGGTTCTGTATCAAAGCTGCTTCTGGCGTCCTTCAGGGGCTGGCGCCGCAGGACGTCCATTTCTGATATCACTCGAGGAGGCAGCAGCCAGGTGACCTCAAGACGCTATACCATCGTGATCGCCGATCGGACGACGGGTGTTGTGCGTCGTTTCACGATGAGCCTGCGGCCCACGGTGATCGTGGTCGCGATGTTGTTCAGCCTTCCGGTGCTCGTTGGCCTCGGCGCACGGTGGAGTGCGCTGGCCGAGGTTAGTGGGTTGCGGGCGTCGGCGGCCACGCTCCGCCTCGAGAACGACAGCTACCGCGCGGCCACCAAGGAACTGACCGATCAGATTGAGAGCGTGCAGGCGGCCGTCACCGACCTCAGTGTGCACGCGCCCCTGGACTCGGACTCCGCCAGGGCACTGGCGAAACTGCCGGGCATCGTCCGATCCCGTGCGATGGGCGGTGCGAACCCCGATACGCCGGTCTCCCGGTCGGTGCTCTCCCCCGCGTTCGCGTCTCCGGAAGATACCTTCGGCGTCCTGCGCGAACTGCTGGGCCGTCTCGGAAGCCGCCTCCAGATCGTCCGCGGTGACGTCGAGAAGCGCACGGCGCTCGTGAACGCGACGCCCTCGATTTGGCCGGCCCACGGCGCGCTGTCGGCGACGTTCGGTGAACGCGAAGACCCGTTCAACGGCGGCCTGGCCGTGCACACCGGCATCGACATCTCGACCGACAAGGGGCAGCCGGTGTACGCCACAGCCGATGGCACGCTGGCATCCGAGGGGTGGAGCGGCGACTACGGCAACATGATCGTCATCGACCACGGCTTCGGCCTGGTGACGCGGTACGCGCACCTGTCCGGCTTTGCCGCCAAGCCTGGTGCTCACGTCGATCGCGGCGAGGTGATTGGCTACGTCGGCGCGACCGGCCGTGCGACCGGCCCGCACCTGCACTACGAGTTGTTGGTCAACGGACAGCTCACCAATCCCCTGCGCCTGCTGACCAGCGCGCACCGTCCGTGATCCGGACGCGCCAGCCCGTTGGATTTGGGCGTCCATCGATGGCGCCCGTTTCCTTCCCTTGACGACACCCGCAGCCGTTTCCTACAATCGGTCGATACCTCCGTTGTCATGGCATCTCTCCTCACATGCTTGGTGCTCTCCTCGCTAAAGTCATCGGAACCCAGAACGAACGCGAGCTGAAGCGGATTGCTCCGCTCATCGCCGCGGTCAACCGCTTCGAGGACTCAATCCGGCCGCTCACCGACGACGAACTGCGGGGCAAGACCGTGGAGTTCCGCGAACGGTTGTCGAAGGGTGAAACGCTCGACGACCTGCTGCCGGAGGCGTTTGCCGTCGTCCGCGAGGCCGGCTGGCGCACGCTGAACATGCGTCACTTCGACGTCCAGCTCATCGGGGGCGTCGTGCTTCACCAGGGCCGGATTGCCGAGATGAAGACCGGCGAGGGCAAGACGCTCGTCGCCACGCTGCCCGCATACCTGAACGCGCTTGCAGGCAAGGGCGTGCACGTCGTCACGGTCAACGACTACCTGGCTCGACGCGACTCGGAGTGGATGGGGCGCGTCTACCGGTTCCTCGGACTGACCGTTGGCGTGATCCAGCACGAACTGACCGACGCCGAGCGGCAGGTGGCATACGGCTGCGACATCACCTACGGCACGAACAACGAGTTCGGCTTCGACTACCTCCGCGACAACATGAAGTTCGAGCTCGCGCACTACGTCCAGCGCGGGCACCACTTCGCCATCGTGGACGAGGTGGACAGCATCCTCATCGACGAGGCGCGGACACCGCTCATCATCTCCGGGCCCGCCGAGGAATCGACGGAACTGTACTACGAGGTCGATCGCATCATCCCGCGCCTGAAGGCCGGTGCCGTCACGCGGGGCGACACCAAGGCCGAAGATCGCGAAGCGCTCGAGACGACCGGCGACTACCTCGTCGACGAGAAGCACAAGACGGTGACGCTCACCGAGAGCGGGATGGCCAAGGCCGAGCAGATGCTCGGCGGCCGCCTGCAGCCGGGCGGGTTGTACGACCCCGCCAACATGCCGCTCCTCCACCACACCAACCAGGCGCTGCGCGCGCACACGCTCTTCAAGCGCGACGTGGACTACATGGTCAAGGACGGCCAGGTCGTCATCGTGGACGAGTTCACGGGCCGGTTGATGGAAGGCCGGCGCTGGAGCGACGGCCTGCACCAGGCGGTGGAAGCCAAGGAGAAGGTGAAGATCGAGCGTGAGAACCAGACGCTCGCCACCATCACGTTCCAGAACTACTTCCGCAAGTACAAGAAGCTGTCCGGCATGACCGGAACGGCGGAGACCGAAGCCGAGGAATTCGGCAAGATCTACAACCTCGACGTGATGGTCATCCCGCCGAACCGGCCCCTGCTGCGGCGGGAGGACCCGGACCTCATCTACCGCACCGAGGGCGAGAAGTACGACGCCATCGTCCACGACGTCATCGAGAAGCAGGCCGCCGGCCGGCCGGTTCTGGTTGGGACGATCTCGATCGAGAAGTCGGAACACCTCTCGACGATGCTCCGCCGGCGCGGTATCAAGCACGTCGTGCTGAACGCCAAGTATCACGCACAGGAAGCAGAGATTGTCGCGCAGGCGGGCCGCAAGGCCACCGTGACGATTGCCACGAACATGGCCGGCCGCGGCACCGACATTCTGCTCGGTGGCAACCCGGAGTTCATGGCGCGCCAGCAGTGCCTGGCCGACGAACTGGCGGACAAGCTGCCGAAAGGGCAGGAGCGGTTCGTAGACGACGAAGAAAACGTCTACTTCTACCACATCGAGTATTTCTACCGCGTCGGCCGGAAGGACTGGGAGCGGATCTCCGGTCACTTCAAACGACAGACGGATGCGGAACACGAGGAGGTCGTCCGATTCGGCGGCCTGCACATCGTCGGCACCGAGCGCCATGAGGCGCGCCGCATCGACAATCAGCTCCGCGGCCGCGCGGGCCGGCAGGGCGATCCCGGTTCGTCCCAGTTCTACCTGTCACTCCAGGACGACCTGATGCGGATCTTCGGGTCCGACCGGATCTCGGGCCTGATGCAGCGGCTGGGAATGGAAGAGGGCGTCCCGATCGAGCACAAGATGGTCACGCGCGCGATCGAGCGTGCCCAGAAACAGGTCGAGGCGCAGAACTTCTCCGTCCGCAAGCATCTCCTCGAGTACGACGACGTGATGAACAAGCAGCGGGAGAACATCTACTCGCTGCGCCGTGAGATTCTCGAAGGCCTGATCCGCACGGAGGCCGAGCCGGTCAATACGCGCGACTACCTGAAGGTACTTGCGGAGGATCTGGTCGATTCCACGGTCGACACGTTCTGCAGCAAACAGATCGATCCAGCCGATTGGGATCTCGAGGCGATGAAGCTCGAGCTGACCCGGCTGTTCGCCCTCGACAGCGGCGACTTCGCGATTGTCGGCTTCGACGCCGGCAAGCCGGTGGACGATCTGCGCGACGGCCTCTGGGAGCGCGTGAAGAAGCGCTACGCCGACAAGGAGCAACTCGTCGAATCGGATATCCTGCGCCGCGTCGAGCGCGACATCATGCTCCAGATCGTGGACGTGCAGTGGAAGGACCACCTCTACAGCCTGGACCATCTGAAGGAAGGCATCGGCCTGCGCGGCTACGGCCAGCGCGATCCGCTCGTCGAGTACAAGAAAGAAAGCTACGCGTTGTACCAGGACATGAAGGACCGGGTCGACGAGGAGATGGTCCGGTACCTCTGGTGGCTGCGGCCCGTTGCCTCCGAAGAGGCGTTGCCCGTGCGGCGGCCGTCGCGGCGGTCGGCCCCGGTGACGCTCAGCGCCGGCGGTGACGCGGCGTCGGTCTTCGGCTCATCCCCGGCAGGTGCATCGGGGAGAACCCCGGAACGCACGGGCGGCGACGACGTGATCAAGACCGTTCGACGGGAGGAGCCGAAGGTCGGACGCAACGATCCGTGTCCGTGCGGCAGCGGAAAGAAGTACAAGAAGTGCCACGGCGCGGGTGCGTAGGCGCAGAGGGACACATGGAGCTGAAGACAGCGACCCCATTGATGCTGCAGGTCGGAACTCAACTGGCGACCGCGCTCACCTTCGACGACGTGCTCCTCGTGCCGCGCCATTCCCAGGTGCTGCCGACAGCCGTGGACGTCATGACCCGGCTGACGCGGAACATCCGCCTGAATGTCCCCTTGATCAGCGCGGCCATGGACACGGTCAC of Vicinamibacterales bacterium contains these proteins:
- the secA gene encoding preprotein translocase subunit SecA, whose translation is MLGALLAKVIGTQNERELKRIAPLIAAVNRFEDSIRPLTDDELRGKTVEFRERLSKGETLDDLLPEAFAVVREAGWRTLNMRHFDVQLIGGVVLHQGRIAEMKTGEGKTLVATLPAYLNALAGKGVHVVTVNDYLARRDSEWMGRVYRFLGLTVGVIQHELTDAERQVAYGCDITYGTNNEFGFDYLRDNMKFELAHYVQRGHHFAIVDEVDSILIDEARTPLIISGPAEESTELYYEVDRIIPRLKAGAVTRGDTKAEDREALETTGDYLVDEKHKTVTLTESGMAKAEQMLGGRLQPGGLYDPANMPLLHHTNQALRAHTLFKRDVDYMVKDGQVVIVDEFTGRLMEGRRWSDGLHQAVEAKEKVKIERENQTLATITFQNYFRKYKKLSGMTGTAETEAEEFGKIYNLDVMVIPPNRPLLRREDPDLIYRTEGEKYDAIVHDVIEKQAAGRPVLVGTISIEKSEHLSTMLRRRGIKHVVLNAKYHAQEAEIVAQAGRKATVTIATNMAGRGTDILLGGNPEFMARQQCLADELADKLPKGQERFVDDEENVYFYHIEYFYRVGRKDWERISGHFKRQTDAEHEEVVRFGGLHIVGTERHEARRIDNQLRGRAGRQGDPGSSQFYLSLQDDLMRIFGSDRISGLMQRLGMEEGVPIEHKMVTRAIERAQKQVEAQNFSVRKHLLEYDDVMNKQRENIYSLRREILEGLIRTEAEPVNTRDYLKVLAEDLVDSTVDTFCSKQIDPADWDLEAMKLELTRLFALDSGDFAIVGFDAGKPVDDLRDGLWERVKKRYADKEQLVESDILRRVERDIMLQIVDVQWKDHLYSLDHLKEGIGLRGYGQRDPLVEYKKESYALYQDMKDRVDEEMVRYLWWLRPVASEEALPVRRPSRRSAPVTLSAGGDAASVFGSSPAGASGRTPERTGGDDVIKTVRREEPKVGRNDPCPCGSGKKYKKCHGAGA